A window of the Thalassospira sp. TSL5-1 genome harbors these coding sequences:
- a CDS encoding type I secretion system permease/ATPase: MQFRSKGAQSTMTARLETRPALDAPTLIREARFTFVRGLTWAGIVSGFINILQLTVPLFMLQVHDRVINSQSFDTLKLLLIIAVGAIILYGILDFIRAMTFQEMAKSLLRRLNLPAIAAAMSVSMEKGSTPGTQVLRDLADLRTFINGNTIGAPLEALWSPIFLGVMFALHPYYGLAGVIGVIMLIGLSLLGDLLSRRITKEANSANLRNIADIGSAIPHAEAIEGMGMMPALAMRWRSAQHHTTELLDISNARGKGMYSLTRSLRYGLQVGVLAMGAALVIKGETSPGAMIGGTVIMGRLLLPFDNVTRDWRGWVNALSAWQRIRDILEQRQSEREVEPTPRCEGPLVVDNLVYAVAGNNVPVLKGISFDINPGEILGIIGPSAAGKSTLSRVLIGAAKPTAGGVYLDGHSTYLWERGSFGDMVGYLPQSVSLLNGTIRENIGRMREADPRKVIDAARAAGVHEMIGRLPLGYDTPIGSGRYTLSGGQKQRIALARALYGWPRLLVLDEPNANLDAEGEASLIRAIRAASENGAMVVLIAHRQSIMRYAHKLLVLQEGRVKQFGERTDVVQALSEPATDVKSLPEANRKYVANGGKLENGGAA; the protein is encoded by the coding sequence ATGCAATTTCGGTCAAAAGGTGCGCAAAGCACCATGACAGCGCGGCTGGAAACACGCCCCGCTCTTGATGCGCCCACATTGATCCGCGAAGCCCGTTTTACGTTTGTGCGCGGCCTGACCTGGGCCGGGATCGTGAGTGGGTTTATCAATATCCTTCAACTGACCGTGCCGCTTTTCATGCTGCAGGTCCACGACCGGGTGATCAATAGCCAAAGCTTCGATACCCTGAAGCTTCTGCTGATCATCGCTGTAGGTGCCATCATTTTGTATGGCATTCTGGATTTCATTCGCGCCATGACCTTTCAGGAAATGGCAAAGTCATTGTTGCGGCGTCTGAACCTGCCAGCGATTGCCGCCGCCATGAGCGTCTCGATGGAGAAGGGCTCCACACCGGGCACCCAGGTCCTGCGGGATTTAGCCGATCTTCGGACTTTCATTAATGGCAATACGATTGGCGCGCCGCTTGAGGCTTTGTGGTCCCCGATTTTTTTGGGCGTGATGTTTGCCCTACATCCTTATTATGGTCTGGCCGGTGTGATTGGCGTGATCATGCTGATTGGTCTGAGTTTGCTGGGGGACCTTTTGTCCCGTCGCATTACTAAGGAAGCCAATAGCGCCAATTTGCGTAACATTGCCGATATTGGGTCGGCCATCCCCCATGCCGAAGCCATCGAGGGGATGGGCATGATGCCGGCCCTTGCCATGCGCTGGCGTTCCGCCCAGCATCACACCACCGAATTGCTTGATATTTCCAATGCACGCGGCAAGGGCATGTATTCGCTGACCCGGTCGCTGCGCTATGGTTTGCAGGTGGGGGTGCTGGCAATGGGGGCGGCCTTGGTCATCAAGGGCGAAACATCGCCGGGTGCGATGATTGGCGGCACCGTGATCATGGGGCGCTTGCTGCTGCCGTTTGACAATGTCACCCGCGACTGGCGCGGGTGGGTTAATGCCCTGTCGGCGTGGCAGCGCATTCGCGACATTCTGGAACAGCGCCAGTCCGAACGCGAAGTGGAACCAACCCCGCGTTGTGAAGGCCCGCTTGTGGTCGATAACCTTGTTTATGCTGTGGCGGGCAATAATGTGCCGGTGCTCAAAGGCATTTCGTTTGACATTAATCCCGGTGAAATTCTTGGCATTATCGGCCCGTCGGCCGCCGGGAAATCCACGTTGTCGCGTGTCCTGATCGGGGCGGCAAAGCCCACAGCAGGCGGGGTTTATCTGGATGGGCACAGCACCTATTTGTGGGAACGCGGTTCCTTTGGCGACATGGTGGGGTATCTGCCGCAATCAGTGTCGCTGTTAAATGGCACCATTCGCGAAAATATTGGCCGGATGCGCGAAGCCGACCCGCGCAAGGTTATTGACGCCGCCCGTGCGGCCGGTGTGCATGAAATGATTGGTCGTTTGCCGCTGGGCTATGACACGCCCATTGGTTCGGGCCGCTATACGCTGTCGGGCGGGCAAAAACAGCGCATTGCGCTGGCCCGCGCCCTGTATGGCTGGCCGCGCTTGCTGGTTCTTGATGAACCCAATGCCAACCTTGATGCCGAAGGCGAAGCATCCCTGATCCGGGCCATTCGGGCCGCATCGGAAAACGGGGCGATGGTGGTGCTGATTGCCCATCGTCAATCCATCATGCGTTATGCCCATAAATTGCTGGTGTTGCAGGAAGGCCGTGTCAAACAGTTCGGTGAACGGACAGATGTGGTGCAGGCCCTTAGCGAACCCGCCACTGATGTTAAATCCCTGCCGGAGGCTAACCGCAAATATGTCGCCAATGGCGGCAAGCTGGAAAACGGAGGTGCGGCATGA
- a CDS encoding calcium-binding protein, which produces MMATLEGGAYDDTLLGSRFSDVIFGRGGDDTLFGHGQNDVLFGEEGDDHLFGGSGDDVLLGGAGRDLLFGGSGDDQLLGDSGNDMLFGGHGDDQLFGGAGDDLLTGGQGNDLLDGGDGNDLMQGGSGSDIMYGGAGDDIMLGGSGDDLMQGGDGNDVMLGGSGDDVMNGGAGNDLIMGGSGNDVINGGAGDDVLVGGAGQDNFVFSGGGGNDVVLDFQVGEDMLSISKGINDTDISSADDVAARATQDGANTVIDLGNGDSITLNNVDAQEVQDHPDHFFNVQ; this is translated from the coding sequence ATGATGGCAACTCTCGAAGGCGGTGCATATGACGATACGCTTCTCGGGTCACGCTTTAGCGATGTGATTTTTGGTCGCGGCGGTGACGATACCCTGTTCGGACACGGGCAGAATGATGTTCTGTTCGGTGAAGAAGGCGATGATCACCTGTTTGGCGGGTCGGGCGACGACGTGTTGCTTGGTGGTGCCGGCCGCGATCTTTTGTTTGGCGGTTCGGGCGATGATCAATTGCTGGGCGATAGCGGCAATGACATGCTGTTTGGTGGACATGGTGACGACCAGCTTTTCGGTGGAGCTGGCGACGACCTGCTGACAGGTGGTCAGGGCAATGACCTGCTTGATGGTGGCGATGGCAACGATCTGATGCAGGGCGGTTCTGGCAGTGACATCATGTATGGCGGTGCCGGTGACGACATCATGCTGGGTGGTTCCGGCGATGACCTGATGCAGGGTGGTGACGGCAATGACGTCATGCTTGGCGGATCGGGTGACGATGTGATGAATGGCGGTGCCGGTAACGACCTGATCATGGGTGGTTCCGGTAACGATGTCATCAATGGCGGTGCTGGCGACGATGTTCTTGTCGGTGGTGCCGGTCAGGATAACTTTGTCTTCTCTGGCGGTGGTGGCAACGATGTTGTCCTCGACTTCCAGGTGGGTGAAGACATGCTCTCGATTTCCAAGGGCATTAACGACACCGATATTTCCTCGGCCGATGATGTTGCCGCACGGGCAACCCAGGATGGTGCCAATACGGTTATTGACCTTGGTAATGGTGATTCCATCACCCTTAACAATGTTGATGCACAGGAAGTCCAGGATCATCCGGACCACTTCTTCAACGTTCAGTAA
- a CDS encoding glycosyltransferase, with product MLELATSDDSPLSGDMPEVCRLTPDTLILVWNLPTRLWTVPKLEARDGQKISPQATLRLPLGSGGTRLLRVIPQPKDHPLSLVAETGTLGRQEEITIAPDGQFDPIDAYVLLDDVTPAGRLSLLSAMLGAWASMFRMRRSRSYTQVLNRLVARIVEDPQRAQPVARLSERQMLIATTLPVAFGGIEATYVVSPTGFWRLPQTAHHGRETPNGAKQTFFIADRNGLEAGAYLVITGSRALAIRHLEGKANLPSLSRWWLAQGKADADLREYAIDALARGDATSRKAALEFQLRCPLSAQRVTGGGGLPSGEVDLAVTTARGTLIGGWYRDPVEMVGGVDVLDHTGTEHGFENHFYRYAGSVVEDEKTVPATGFVGFHPEIKSQVPILQPRSILRLTSGSRHLMVPTAQPADPAEARARILRAVPPQHLNDDIMENCLAPVIGDVQQKLLGSIGGPTVIDIGEQRNDPSVSIIVPLYRVLDFLRAQVGAFACDPWISQHCELIYVLDSPEQAEQTEHLLRGLYQLYGVPLRLVIMARNGGYARACNSGAAVARADLLAMLNSDIIPHRTGWLGTMATRMGGDKDVAAVGPKLLFEDGSLQHAGMYFARNERGQWLNHHYYKGMPGGYRDACVERSVPAVTGACMLLHRGVFEDVDGFSEDYVIGDYEDSDLCLKIRAQGFDIRYVPDAELYHFERKSISTHADYMRGVATQYNAWLHARRWNDQMTELSTYGVAPQAGDVLTGERLL from the coding sequence ATGCTTGAACTTGCCACGTCTGATGACAGCCCGTTGTCCGGCGATATGCCGGAGGTCTGCCGACTGACCCCCGATACGCTGATTTTGGTCTGGAACCTGCCGACCCGTTTGTGGACTGTCCCCAAACTGGAAGCACGTGACGGGCAGAAAATTTCCCCGCAGGCAACCTTGCGTTTGCCGCTGGGGAGCGGTGGAACACGGCTTTTGCGTGTGATCCCCCAACCCAAAGATCACCCGCTGTCCCTGGTGGCTGAAACCGGCACGTTGGGGCGGCAGGAGGAAATTACCATTGCGCCTGATGGGCAGTTTGACCCCATCGATGCCTATGTGCTGCTCGATGATGTGACGCCAGCGGGGCGTTTATCTCTTCTTTCAGCCATGCTCGGCGCCTGGGCCAGCATGTTTCGCATGCGGCGCAGCCGCAGCTATACCCAGGTTTTAAACCGCTTGGTGGCGCGGATTGTCGAAGACCCGCAGCGTGCCCAGCCGGTCGCCCGCCTGAGCGAACGGCAAATGCTGATCGCAACTACACTGCCCGTCGCCTTTGGCGGGATTGAAGCCACCTATGTGGTGTCGCCCACCGGGTTTTGGCGCTTGCCGCAAACGGCCCATCATGGCCGAGAAACCCCAAATGGGGCGAAACAGACATTCTTTATCGCTGATCGCAATGGCCTGGAAGCCGGGGCCTATCTGGTGATTACCGGCAGCCGTGCGCTTGCCATTCGCCACCTTGAAGGCAAGGCAAATTTGCCGTCCTTGTCGCGCTGGTGGCTGGCACAGGGCAAGGCCGATGCCGATTTGCGCGAATATGCCATTGATGCCCTGGCGCGCGGCGATGCCACATCGCGCAAGGCCGCCCTTGAATTTCAGTTGCGCTGCCCGCTTTCCGCCCAGCGCGTAACCGGTGGTGGTGGCCTGCCATCGGGCGAGGTGGACCTTGCCGTAACCACGGCACGCGGCACCCTGATTGGGGGCTGGTATCGTGATCCGGTTGAAATGGTGGGCGGGGTGGATGTGCTGGACCATACCGGCACTGAACACGGCTTTGAAAATCATTTCTATCGTTATGCCGGGTCGGTGGTGGAGGACGAAAAAACCGTGCCTGCCACCGGGTTTGTCGGCTTTCATCCGGAAATTAAAAGCCAGGTGCCGATTTTACAGCCGCGCAGCATTTTGCGGCTTACATCGGGCAGTCGCCATTTGATGGTGCCAACCGCCCAACCTGCCGACCCGGCGGAGGCCCGTGCACGTATTTTACGTGCCGTGCCGCCGCAGCACCTGAATGACGATATCATGGAAAACTGCCTTGCGCCGGTGATTGGGGATGTGCAGCAAAAACTGCTGGGCAGTATTGGTGGCCCGACCGTGATCGACATTGGTGAACAGCGTAACGATCCGTCGGTATCGATTATCGTGCCGCTTTACCGGGTATTGGATTTCCTGCGCGCACAAGTGGGCGCCTTTGCCTGCGACCCCTGGATTTCGCAGCATTGCGAACTGATTTACGTGCTTGATAGCCCCGAACAGGCCGAACAAACCGAACATCTTTTGCGTGGTCTTTATCAGTTGTATGGCGTGCCGTTGCGCCTGGTCATTATGGCGCGCAATGGCGGGTATGCCCGGGCGTGCAATAGCGGGGCTGCCGTTGCCCGGGCCGATTTGCTGGCGATGCTGAATTCCGACATTATCCCGCATCGCACCGGCTGGCTGGGCACGATGGCAACCCGCATGGGCGGCGATAAGGATGTTGCAGCTGTGGGTCCCAAATTGCTGTTCGAGGATGGATCACTTCAACATGCCGGGATGTATTTTGCGCGCAATGAACGCGGCCAGTGGTTGAACCATCATTATTACAAGGGCATGCCGGGCGGGTATCGCGATGCCTGTGTTGAACGGTCGGTGCCGGCGGTAACAGGGGCCTGCATGCTGCTGCATCGTGGCGTGTTCGAGGATGTCGATGGCTTTAGCGAGGATTACGTCATTGGCGATTACGAAGACAGTGATCTGTGCCTGAAAATCCGCGCCCAGGGCTTTGACATTCGTTATGTCCCCGATGCCGAACTTTATCATTTTGAACGCAAATCCATCTCGACCCATGCCGATTATATGCGCGGTGTTGCGACGCAATATAACGCCTGGCTTCACGCCCGCCGCTGGAATGATCAGATGACCGAACTTTCCACTTACGGTGTTGCGCCACAAGCTGGCGACGTTTTGACGGGGGAACGCCTATTATGA
- a CDS encoding HlyD family type I secretion periplasmic adaptor subunit: protein MNRLINLDERGNVINPDAPQPVWHEVLAEERAASKQSLRKPIMAGALVILVGFGGFLLWGFNARLDSAAVASGSVIVDSRKKTVNHLEGGILKKLLVDEGEHVRAGQPLALLDGTRTQSELEQLRGEKYGLQAKLARLRAEQKGDKAITFPDTLLSSKEPYVADILNDEKRLFDKRKEVYLAKRDAQEKQIRQFSAEADALDSQIKARDHQQKLVKEQLDGVRELASKGYATRTQLVEIENSWSDLVGDAGEFKAQRAAAEQQKAGAEIALASIEMEWQSDIAKSIQETQLAVNDVNQRITAKNDVLSRLEIRSPQDGIVSNIQIRTPGGVISPAQPIMDVVPDQEPLEIEAMINRRDIDAVHMGADAQVRLTAYNQRRLAPIKAKISYIDADQTVDEKRDSSYYVVRAKIDPSELANHPDVKLRAGMPADILVLNTPRTAIDYLLDPIIESMDRAFRED, encoded by the coding sequence ATGAACCGTTTAATCAACCTTGATGAACGGGGTAATGTTATTAACCCTGACGCCCCGCAACCGGTTTGGCACGAAGTATTGGCCGAGGAACGGGCAGCTTCCAAACAAAGCCTGCGCAAGCCGATCATGGCTGGCGCCCTGGTTATTCTGGTGGGCTTCGGCGGTTTTTTGCTGTGGGGTTTTAATGCCCGGCTGGATAGTGCTGCTGTTGCATCGGGCTCGGTAATTGTCGATTCGCGCAAGAAGACGGTTAATCATCTTGAAGGTGGTATTCTTAAAAAGCTGCTGGTCGATGAAGGTGAGCATGTGCGTGCAGGGCAGCCGCTTGCCTTGCTGGATGGTACCCGTACCCAGTCGGAACTGGAGCAATTGCGCGGTGAAAAATACGGCTTGCAGGCCAAGCTGGCCCGCCTGCGGGCGGAACAGAAAGGCGATAAGGCCATAACCTTTCCCGATACCCTGTTATCGTCAAAGGAGCCGTATGTGGCCGATATTCTGAATGATGAAAAACGCCTGTTTGACAAGCGTAAAGAGGTTTACCTGGCCAAGCGTGACGCCCAGGAAAAACAGATACGCCAGTTTTCCGCCGAGGCGGATGCACTGGATTCCCAGATCAAGGCCCGCGACCACCAGCAAAAACTGGTGAAAGAACAGCTTGATGGTGTACGTGAATTGGCCTCCAAGGGGTATGCGACCCGGACCCAGCTTGTGGAAATTGAAAATAGCTGGAGCGATCTGGTTGGGGATGCCGGCGAGTTCAAGGCCCAGCGGGCCGCAGCCGAACAGCAAAAAGCCGGTGCCGAAATTGCGCTGGCATCCATTGAAATGGAATGGCAGAGCGACATTGCCAAATCCATTCAGGAAACCCAATTGGCGGTAAATGATGTTAATCAGCGCATCACGGCCAAGAATGACGTGTTAAGTCGCCTGGAAATTCGTTCGCCCCAGGATGGCATTGTTAGCAACATCCAGATCAGAACGCCAGGTGGCGTCATCAGCCCGGCCCAGCCGATTATGGATGTGGTGCCCGACCAGGAACCGCTGGAGATCGAGGCGATGATCAACCGCCGTGATATTGATGCGGTTCATATGGGCGCGGATGCCCAGGTCCGCTTGACGGCTTATAATCAGCGTCGTCTGGCACCGATCAAGGCTAAAATAAGCTATATCGATGCCGATCAGACCGTCGATGAAAAACGCGATTCATCCTATTATGTCGTGCGCGCCAAAATTGACCCCAGCGAATTGGCCAACCACCCCGATGTTAAATTGCGGGCAGGGATGCCAGCCGATATTCTGGTGCTCAATACCCCACGCACCGCGATCGACTATCTGCTTGACCCGATCATTGAAAGCATGGATCGCGCCTTCCGCGAGGATTAA
- a CDS encoding MarR family winged helix-turn-helix transcriptional regulator, which translates to MTVTHLELANTVERIYRRFADLLRVDLIRLGNDDISPAQVALLFNIGDDELSVRDLLDRGHYMGSNASYNLKQLVESGYIERQVMARDRRSARIKLTDKGHALCDALREFHEEYHEALANGRGGEAELENALHTLRRLEEFWTQTLRYGGVPASAPMTGNEARNRR; encoded by the coding sequence ATGACCGTCACTCACCTTGAACTTGCAAACACAGTTGAACGAATCTATCGGCGATTTGCCGACCTGTTGCGCGTCGATCTGATCCGGCTGGGCAATGATGATATCAGCCCGGCCCAGGTAGCCCTGCTATTCAATATCGGCGATGACGAACTCTCGGTTCGTGATCTGCTCGATCGGGGGCACTATATGGGGTCGAATGCGTCCTATAACCTCAAGCAGCTTGTGGAATCAGGCTATATTGAACGTCAGGTTATGGCCCGGGACCGCCGGTCCGCACGGATCAAGCTGACCGACAAAGGCCATGCCCTGTGCGATGCCTTGCGTGAATTCCACGAGGAATATCACGAAGCCCTTGCCAATGGACGGGGTGGAGAAGCAGAGCTTGAAAATGCCCTGCATACCCTGCGCCGTCTGGAGGAATTCTGGACGCAAACCTTGCGGTATGGCGGTGTTCCCGCCTCCGCACCAATGACAGGCAACGAAGCACGCAATCGCCGATGA
- a CDS encoding glycosyltransferase: MKIVFVHRRGPGQFVHLACHLANAGWQVSFLCEGMNVRLPGIRVLTHRSPDALPAHVKPASHLDLHTEIGHQAADTLAALVAREGKPDIVFGHIGWGSMMFARDVLPDRPLLGYCEHFYHASGRDVGFDPQEQVSLNQRKQLRLRNSSQLLTLEQIDAGISPTQWQKAAYPKLLRGKIGVCHDGIDMQRCKPDANVKFALPDGNVIDRNTPVVTYVARDLEPYRGFPQFMRAAAKTAKTHPDALFLVAGGDGVSYGVPAPDGRPWREIMMEETAIDPSRIVFLGQIPHEQLVALFQISRVHVYLTFPFVLSWSVLEAMACGALVIGSQTGPVEEVIRHGKNGLLTDFWDSDALANQIGDVLDHPQHYNALRQTARQIVGNRYELGHCLARQTGALERLVAG, from the coding sequence ATGAAAATTGTCTTTGTCCATCGTCGTGGGCCGGGACAATTTGTACATCTTGCCTGTCACCTGGCCAATGCCGGGTGGCAGGTATCCTTTTTGTGTGAAGGCATGAATGTCAGATTGCCGGGCATTCGTGTCCTAACACATCGTTCGCCCGATGCCCTGCCCGCCCATGTCAAACCGGCAAGTCACCTTGATTTGCATACCGAAATCGGCCATCAGGCGGCCGATACACTGGCAGCCCTGGTAGCCCGGGAAGGCAAACCCGACATTGTCTTTGGCCATATCGGCTGGGGCAGCATGATGTTTGCCCGCGATGTTTTGCCCGACAGGCCGCTTTTGGGCTATTGCGAACATTTTTATCATGCCAGCGGACGCGATGTCGGGTTTGACCCACAAGAACAGGTATCGCTTAATCAGCGCAAACAGTTGCGCCTGCGCAATAGCAGCCAGCTTTTGACGCTGGAACAAATCGATGCCGGTATCAGCCCGACACAGTGGCAAAAGGCTGCCTACCCCAAACTGTTGCGCGGCAAAATTGGCGTATGCCACGATGGCATCGACATGCAGCGATGCAAACCCGATGCAAATGTGAAATTCGCTCTGCCCGATGGCAACGTGATTGATCGTAACACCCCGGTTGTCACTTATGTTGCGCGCGACCTGGAACCCTATCGCGGGTTTCCCCAATTCATGCGTGCAGCGGCCAAAACGGCAAAAACCCACCCCGATGCCCTGTTTCTGGTGGCAGGGGGCGATGGTGTTAGCTATGGCGTACCCGCCCCCGATGGCCGCCCGTGGCGCGAAATCATGATGGAAGAAACCGCCATTGATCCGTCACGCATCGTGTTTTTGGGGCAAATCCCCCATGAACAGCTGGTTGCCCTGTTTCAGATCAGCCGGGTGCATGTCTATCTGACATTTCCGTTTGTTCTGTCCTGGTCAGTACTGGAAGCAATGGCATGCGGCGCGCTTGTTATCGGCTCGCAAACCGGACCGGTGGAAGAAGTCATCCGTCATGGCAAAAACGGCCTGCTGACTGATTTTTGGGATAGCGATGCCCTGGCAAACCAGATCGGTGATGTGCTGGATCATCCACAGCATTATAATGCGTTACGCCAAACCGCCCGACAAATCGTTGGCAACCGCTACGAATTGGGGCACTGCCTTGCCCGCCAGACCGGGGCGCTGGAACGGCTTGTTGCAGGCTAG
- a CDS encoding class I SAM-dependent methyltransferase produces MNSILAIPGHRPQKTEADAGAETKTSEYPSIRIMRDPAEKRMNAKDSSGDTANTSGPGSAPQDRAAAAAAQMSDVAPIGPPAAKEGAVASDADSGLLIPDTSLGETVDGDDDTPTEKTARGRAGRKTSSFANLTPRQEVYLGAICRQIAQNRFLPSPAKDEVFVGDGDYLAIGAEFLGHFVRLGGLKPTESVLDIGCGIGRMAVPLTQYLVPGKTRYLGIDPVADGVKWCQQTISPVYRDFRFQTVDLANALYNPDGKVAGESWKLPAQDGEFDFATMVSVATHLPPAEVERYCQEIFRVLRPGGRLFITAFIIRSAEELAAPKCDPRLSGLVREKDKPCWHLRGENPMAAVGFDEGYLEKLLARAGFALLRKSFGAWHGDKSPHYQDILVAQKPRRSNT; encoded by the coding sequence ATGAACAGTATTCTTGCCATTCCGGGGCATCGCCCGCAAAAAACCGAGGCCGATGCCGGGGCCGAGACAAAAACGTCGGAATATCCATCAATACGCATCATGCGGGATCCGGCGGAAAAGCGCATGAATGCCAAAGACAGCTCTGGGGATACTGCAAATACCTCCGGGCCAGGTTCCGCGCCACAAGATCGCGCGGCCGCGGCGGCGGCGCAAATGTCCGATGTTGCCCCTATCGGGCCGCCCGCCGCCAAGGAGGGTGCCGTTGCAAGCGACGCCGATAGTGGCCTGTTAATCCCCGATACATCTCTGGGTGAAACGGTGGATGGCGACGACGATACCCCAACCGAAAAAACCGCCAGGGGCCGCGCCGGACGCAAAACATCGTCCTTTGCCAATTTAACGCCGCGTCAGGAAGTGTATTTGGGGGCCATTTGTCGCCAGATCGCCCAAAACCGTTTTCTGCCAAGCCCGGCAAAGGACGAGGTCTTTGTTGGTGATGGCGATTACCTTGCTATCGGCGCTGAATTTTTAGGCCATTTTGTCCGGCTGGGCGGTTTGAAGCCGACCGAAAGTGTTTTGGATATTGGTTGCGGGATTGGCCGCATGGCGGTGCCGTTAACCCAATATTTGGTCCCGGGCAAAACCCGTTATCTGGGCATTGATCCGGTCGCGGACGGGGTGAAATGGTGCCAGCAAACCATTAGCCCGGTTTACAGGGATTTTCGTTTTCAAACTGTCGATCTTGCCAACGCGCTTTATAACCCGGACGGCAAGGTGGCTGGTGAAAGCTGGAAATTGCCCGCCCAGGATGGGGAATTTGATTTTGCCACGATGGTTTCGGTGGCAACCCATCTTCCCCCGGCCGAGGTTGAACGGTATTGCCAGGAAATTTTTCGGGTTTTGCGGCCCGGTGGTCGCCTTTTTATTACGGCCTTTATCATTCGCAGTGCCGAGGAACTGGCAGCCCCGAAATGTGACCCGCGCTTAAGTGGCCTTGTGCGCGAAAAGGACAAACCCTGCTGGCATTTGCGCGGTGAAAACCCGATGGCCGCTGTTGGTTTTGACGAAGGCTATTTGGAAAAGCTGCTGGCCAGGGCCGGGTTTGCCCTGCTGCGCAAAAGTTTTGGCGCCTGGCATGGCGATAAATCCCCGCATTATCAGGATATTCTGGTGGCCCAGAAACCGCGCAGGAGCAACACATGA
- a CDS encoding glycosyltransferase family 4 protein, translated as MNPRILVLAHNHPDLHPGGTEIFAHDLFNAYKRAGCEALFVGATNDVHRTRRPGTSFQAVNDSDDELLFWAGHFDRFNMSQTDLYAVVPAITELLENFRPDVVHIHHLVLFGIELPMLIRRVLPDCKIVMTLHDYYQICPHDGLMIHRETRKRYQSLDVSGEKCGLAGITPDQFAMRAVNIRNHLRAVDLFLSPSRFLRERYIEWGLDPHKIEVIHNGRPAVRSVRRRDHGTGGMPNVFGYFGNLNPWKGADVLLEAARRLIAEDVDFELRIHGGAPFQTAAFNEKIDRLFEQTSSRVVRLGAYDRDDIPELMAAVDWVVAPSIWWENAPLVIQEAFQHNRPVITSNIGGMAEMVRDGMDGLHVRPDDPAALARTMADCAINPKLWKKLSGNVRAPANIDDVAQTHLSRFRNLIRPDFVAA; from the coding sequence ATGAACCCGCGTATTCTGGTATTGGCCCATAATCACCCGGACCTGCATCCCGGCGGGACCGAAATTTTCGCCCACGACCTGTTTAATGCCTATAAACGGGCCGGGTGCGAGGCCCTGTTTGTTGGCGCGACGAATGATGTGCATCGCACACGTCGCCCTGGCACAAGCTTTCAGGCGGTCAATGACAGCGACGATGAATTACTGTTCTGGGCGGGTCATTTTGACCGTTTCAACATGTCCCAGACCGACCTTTATGCCGTTGTGCCTGCCATAACCGAACTTCTGGAAAATTTCCGGCCAGATGTGGTTCATATTCATCATTTGGTGTTGTTTGGTATCGAATTGCCGATGTTGATCCGCCGGGTTTTGCCGGATTGCAAAATTGTCATGACGCTGCATGATTATTACCAGATCTGCCCGCATGACGGCCTGATGATCCATCGTGAAACCCGGAAGCGATATCAGTCGCTGGATGTATCGGGCGAAAAATGCGGCCTTGCGGGGATCACCCCGGACCAGTTTGCCATGCGGGCAGTCAATATTCGCAATCATTTGCGCGCTGTTGACCTGTTTTTGTCACCCAGCCGGTTTTTGCGGGAACGTTATATTGAATGGGGCCTTGATCCCCATAAAATCGAGGTGATCCATAATGGTCGCCCGGCGGTGCGTTCCGTGCGCCGTCGTGATCATGGCACGGGCGGCATGCCCAATGTGTTTGGCTATTTTGGCAATCTTAACCCCTGGAAGGGGGCGGATGTGTTGCTGGAGGCTGCCCGCAGGCTGATTGCGGAGGATGTTGATTTTGAACTGCGCATTCATGGCGGTGCACCGTTCCAGACAGCGGCCTTTAATGAAAAAATTGACCGCCTGTTTGAACAGACCAGCAGCCGGGTTGTCCGCCTTGGTGCTTATGACCGTGATGATATTCCCGAACTGATGGCCGCCGTGGATTGGGTGGTTGCCCCGTCTATCTGGTGGGAAAACGCCCCGTTGGTCATTCAGGAGGCCTTTCAGCATAACCGTCCGGTGATTACTAGCAATATTGGCGGCATGGCCGAAATGGTGCGTGACGGCATGGATGGCTTGCATGTGCGCCCCGATGACCCGGCTGCCCTTGCCCGCACAATGGCCGATTGCGCCATCAACCCGAAACTGTGGAAGAAACTTTCGGGCAATGTGCGCGCCCCGGCCAATATTGATGATGTCGCCCAAACCCATCTTTCGCGTTTTCGTAACCTGATCCGGCCCGACTTTGTTGCGGCCTGA